TGCCTTTGCATGACCAGAAGGCCGCATCTGTGGATGGTACAACCAAATTAGATTCAAATCTGTTGCGTCCACAAGCTGCCGCTACAGTTCCAGCAAGACATGAATCTTCTTCAAAAAAGCCTGGCGATCAGACTGACCACAAAAGAATAAGGTTGCGAATCAAAGTGCGTTCTGATAGCTCAGCACAAAAAAATGCTGCAATATATAGTGGTCTTGGCCTTACTTCGCCCTCTTCTCCAACAGTAAACAGTCCGAAGGACAGTGGCAGGGACCCTTCAGAATCATACTCGACTCCTGTTGAGTCTCCTTCCAAAATACTTCAGGTAAGGTTCTTCTACTGCTTATCACATTAGCATGCACTTTGTAGTTATATAATTTGACTTGTGTCGGCCTGTTTATGCATGGACCAGTGCATGACATCATTTCCGGACACCGGGGCCATGCTGCTCTCGCCTCTACATCCCAGTCTATTGGACCTGACAGCCCAGAAAAATCGTCATGCTAACACTAAGTTGTATATTCCCATTAAGGTCCAGCGAAATGATTCTGCAGTGTCGGTGGACAATTCAGCTTCCAAAGCAATAAAAGACAGGAAAAGAAAATTAGTTGGTGGGACTGGAACTGTTGAGGAAGCCAATTACGGGGTCGGTGTTAATTACGTGAGTAATACGATCTCCCCTGCACAGAAACATAAAAAACTTGAGCCTCCAGAGGAAAAACAGCAGAGCTCTAGTGACTTTAAACTTAAGTCACTATCTTCTCCAGCGTGCAACAGTGGTGAATCTTCAAATTGTGTTTTCAGAATAAATCAAGCTAAAAGGGAGGCTAAGAAGGATGTTCCTCCGAAAAAAAGAATTCTTAAAAAGGATTGGGTTGAAGACAGAATCTGTGAAGAATCTGTGAAATTAAAGAATGGGCGTGATGGTGCTAAGTATGATCAACAGGAATCAAAAAGTGGCTTGATGGAGGGAATCAGGGTTCATGGAACAAAGAGTTCTGAAAAGAATATTTCAGATGATCTTATAGTACCTGGCAGGGCCAAAGgtgataaaatttataacttgtCAAAAGATGAGCTTGATGCATCCAAGAGGGAGAAAGATACTAATACTAATGTGAATAATCATCCGAAACAGAAAGTTGGGCCCATCTGTACACAAAATAAGGACGACAGATTAGGACAAATTGAAGGTTTAAAGAAGCTTCCACTTCAAGATAAAACAAAGTTAAAGGGAAGACAAAGTGATAGTCAGTTAACTTCACATCtgataaataaaagattaaCGTCTGATAATATATTACGAAGCAAGAAGAGGCTCCAAAAGAATGTCGCCAAGCTTCCTGCTGGCAATGAAGATATGCATGACTTGAGATTTCAGCGCAGCGCTAATAAAATGGATCCACTGGAGAGGTCTTTACTTAATTGTGTGCGAAAGGATCTAAACACTGAGACGTGTAAAAAAAAAGATGCTACAGATGATATTGTTCATTCCCAGGGACAGGCTTCTGAGTCGGTTGATGAATGGGTTCAGTGTGACAGTTGTGACACGTGGCGTCTTTTGCCACATGGTATTAAATCAGAGCAGCTGCCTGATAATTGGTTGTGTAGCATGCTAGATTGGCTGTAAGTTTTTTCTGGACCATATTTAGCTTTCAgtttcacttaattaattaaatgttaAATGAGTATCAGTAGTAGCTCATATGAAATATTCTGACTGGTTTCAAGTTTTTTAATGACTCGATAACATGTTTTACCTTTTCCTCTATCTCCTTTTTATGTTTGATGCTTAACGGCTATATTAATTGCTTCTTTCTTACTTGTGTATTAGACCTGGGATGAATAGATGTGATATCAGCGAAGATGAAACCACAAATGCTGTTCTTGCATTGCGTCAACCTGCACTTCCACTTCCTAAGAGTGACAGATTTGAAAGTCATGTTGATCAACTCGCAACTGGAGTATCTTCCACGGATGTTCCAAGTTTTAATCAAAACCTTGGTATACATGCCACGCGTAGCCTAGGAAAGAAGAAAGATACAGCTAAAGAAATTTCCACAGCAGTTAGCAGCTCCGGTGTACTTCAGACTTCAAGCCTCAGGAAGAACTCACGTGAGAACATGAAAAGCAGATTCATAAATGACATGAAGAAACCTCTCTCAAAGGCTAACTTGATTAGTGAGTCTTCAAAGTGTCCAGATATCTCATCTGATTCTTCTTTAGGGAGGTCTGGATGCAAGCAGATAGATGAaggtatatttattattattttcgagATATATTGTCATGACAGTGTACTTTGGTGTATAATGTAGCTGATAAGTTTAATATTAAACATTAACAGGTGCTCCAAAGCCCAAAAGACTGAAGTTAAAGAGGGATTCTGATCAAAGCGGATACAGGACTTCAAGGAGAGTTACGACTGAAGGTGCTGTTTTAAATGAGGAGCATAGGAATTCTTTAAAATGTGGGATTTTTGCTAGGATGGGTGTCGGTTCTAGTGCTGGTTTGGCTCAAAGTGCAACTTCGAACAGTGCACAAACACATAGTGAACATCTTTATGCAAAAGATGGAAAATTTGAGGTGAGTAACAGGTTACCAATGTCCATGAAAACAGTGAGAGACAGTTGTCAGGGTATTTCAGGTAGTGGTTCTATGGGGATTGAAAAATACAACGAAGGTCATGGGATGAAGAGAAAATTGCAAGATCGACAGGATAGTCAGGATAACTTAGAGACATTTTGCAGTGAGAAAAACCTACCAGCTGGCGATTACGTGAAGGAAATGAAACCTCTGGTGTCTGTCACTGAGGGCCAGGAGTCCAGTGCTTGTCGAGGGGATgacaaattaaacaaaaagggTAAAGTGACCAGAATCATCTTGTCTGGTAGTAGAGATAGTTTAACAGCTAGAAATGGCCGGCAACAACAGAAAATTAGTACAAGCTGTAAACCTAAGCTTACCTTAGATGATTTAGCTAAATTAAAAAAGGATTTAGGATGTGAGCAATTGTCAGCTGCAGCCACTTCAAGCTCTTCAAAGGTTTCAGGTTCTCATAAAAGATCCAGTTACCAGAAAGTAGTGTCACCAGTGGAATCAGTTTGTTCATCTCCTCTGAGGTCCTCCAATCTCGCTAAAGTTTCATTAGCAAGAAAAGGCAGTTTAGGGAACGATTGTGCCAATACTTGTGCTGGGGGGCCCAGACAGTTCCTGGAACAAGGAAGTAAGCTTGACAGGAACCAAATTGGTGTAGGAAGTAGAGGAGAGGTGTCAGGTGTGTTTCAGGCCGAGTCTCTTTCATTTCCCAAGCTAGAATGCCAGGACCATGATGTAAGTGGTGAAGCCGATTCTAGTGTTAAACCTGTATATAACTATAATAGCAAGAATTTACTTACCAATAACGAGGATACCTTAACACAACACCAGCACTGTCTGACTGATGTGCATTCCTTAAATGATCATCAAATTGGGGAGAGAAGGAACACTATACATGTTGTCAGGAATGATACATTTCTGCGAATACCTGGCGTTGATTcctctttgttatcagaggacaTAAACAAAAGTTCATACAATGCTGAAAAAATAAACATGAAGCCCTCAGGTATATTGAGTGATCAGGGGGTCAAGCCAAATAATGATGAGGATACTGTCCTCAGGCATTCTGGATACAGCCAAGGAGATACCAAAGTGAAGATGTCTGCGCAAAATTGTTCAAGTGAGAAGTCCGTAGACCTGTGCAGATTAGATAAGAGGAGCATCCATGATGATAAATCCTGGGATGATTTTACAAAGCCAAGCAATTTAACTCGATTAGAACTGAGGCATGAGAAGAAAGAGGCTCACCCACAACCCGCTGGCAAGCCGGAGACACCTACTCATGTTCGTCAACCGGCGTCTCTATACCTGAAAGGCAGTGGTCTCGATACTAGCTCCTCTATTGAATGTCGTGGTGTATCAAAGGTGTTACAGCAGCATAAAAATTCTGTTCACCAAAATGGAGCTCATCAAGTTGAGTGTAATCATGCCGTAGATCAGAGTTCGTACGGGGATATTGGTAAATCGAAGACTGTGAAAGGCTACAACGGCGGGCAAGCTGCTAATGATGTCTTGAGAGAAGCTGAAGATCTAAAAGGCCACGCTGATCATCTCAAGGTTTGTTTTTTATATTGcttatttttaacatttatcACCTCCCACCGTCTTGATCTTGACATTGTTTACTACTATGTATTGAACTGCATCTTATTGCTTTCCACAATTTAAACATtaagttttttgttttgttttcattttctgTAGAAATCGGGGTTCAGCTTCGATGGCATTATGGCAAATTTCCAAGCTGCCTTGAAATCTCTTTTGGGTGCTTCACTTTTGGAAAGTGCACTTTCTAAAAGTGGAAGGAGTAATTGTGGGGAAATTCCTCAAGTGCAGATATACAGTAGCAGTGCCAAACTTTTTGAGTAAGTAGGGTACACGAAATATTGTttattttgatgctactgatggATGAAGACTACTGTACTGTGGATTTCATTctctcttatatatatataaatatatattgctGCAAAGCTTGTTATGGAACTGTGCATGTGGTTGTTAAAGTTTGATGAGAAACTTTGGCTGAAGTTTCTGATGCTAGATACTAAAAGCTGACTTATATGCATTCGAAAAACTATGTCTTATATAAGAGTTCTAAAGGGTTTTGGAAATTTTTGTGGTGGTTGGTAGGACCAGACTCCACACAATACTATCTTATGTTCACGTCTACATGTTATTATCTCTATCACAGTATTGTAGGGAAGTTGatattatatcttatatttcattgatttaaaaaaagaaaaaaagaaagaggaTTCCCACTAGCCATattttacatacatatatttttggCATCGTGATGATATAGTATCAACTCAGAGTATTGCTTAATTTAATGCTATTGTCTGTGTGAAGTGGAAACTAAATGTAGTCTGGACGGAGCTTTGGataatttttatgtttcttGCTAAGTTTGAAGACATTATATATTGATGGAATTTGTAATTGTAAAAGGCACTTATCTTATACCTATGGTGCTTGTTGTACCATTGTCTAAGAATGTCATATATTCTACTTGAAGCGATCCTTccctatattattatatcattgcATGCTTTATTTCTCCGTCTCCTCAAGCTGATAGTACATGCAGGACCTGTGCCCAAGATTTTGGGAAACATGATGAAATGTATGCTGCTGCTTTGGCCTATAAATGTACAGAGGTAGCATACCTGAGGTCACTTTATTGCAAAACTTACATTGCTGACAAAGATCGATCCGACTTGCAAGCAACTCTGCAAATGCTTCCTCAAGGTATAATGAAGATTCAAACTATGGTATGCTTGACATACAGACACCTCTTGCATAAAAAACTAGCTTTGGCAGTGTATTTCACCGTCTTAGTTATTGTTAATGATAGTTAACCATCTGAACTCACTTATAGTAGCTTTACAAAAAGGAAAACCACAGGAAGATTAAGTGTCTTATAAGTAATGGAAAAACATGTCTAGACTATGTCACCGATTGATATTTCTGATTTGTCATTCTGCTCTTTGGTTTCTGATTGAATTATGTACTTAGGTGAATCTCCTTCATCGTCGGCATCAGACGTGGATAGTTTGTACAATCAAGTAACTATGGATAAGACTGCTTTATTTAGGGGCATGGCTTCTAATGCTGCAAACCATGTTACTTTTGTGCAAAATCGTCACACTATTATTCGGCTGCTCCAGTATGTAAGTTAACTGTCTCAATGTGTGCTATCCAGATTGCATGGCTTATAGGTGTTTAGTACATTGGTACGGGTGGGGTGCCTCTAGCCTTCTTTGTTGTAAGATAACCTACAGAAAATTGATAACCAATAAGTGTGGGCATGCAAGCTTTTCTTAACATCCTCtcacagaaaaataaaaatgaaagcaTACtcagtaagagcatctccaacggagAAAATCCTTGGCTAAATTCTTATGTGTTGTACtatgaatataaaaatagaGTAATGTGTCAAAAATTGCTCACTGCAATGGTCCTTTCCCCTTAGGCACCTATTCTTACGTGTCATACCATCAATAAAAAATGTAGAGGGTGCGTAAAAAATGGCTCACTCTGATAATGCAAAGTGAAAACAGAATGCATAGGTCCTTTTAGGTAAAGGTTTAGCCAACCAAGCATGCTAGAATATATTTGTTGAACCTCTAGAAATGCTATATTTATTTAGTGAACCTCAAGAAACTTTCGGTGGAACTCCACATCATCTATTACCATAATAAAAGGATATATtctgtttatattattttactattttaatatatagtcaATCATTATAGCCGACTTTATTGTGATACAACACCGTACCCGTGCCATGAGCATATTTcacttaataataattttatattattttagccctcattagagatgctctaactatATTCCCTATTGTTGTCCAATAATCAAGTTCCAAAAATACTGTAGTACCCTTGCAATTATAGGAGTGATATAGAGTTGCAATAGATATTATAGACTTTCCACATAATGTCATGTTTTTTTTGTATTCAAGGGAATGAAAGTagataatattcaaatataaattgttttacaGACACACGACATGAGTTTGGCTATGGAGGCATCCCAAAAGTCCCATGTAGCATTTGAATCTGCCAATGAGATCTTTAAGGCCAACAGTGGTGCCACTGCGGTAAAAAGAGTTTTGGACTCTAGCTTTCAAGATATCGAGGAATTCACTCGTTTGGTTCGGCTTGCAAATGAAGCTATATGTAGTAGTCACATCTAGGTGTTTTTTGAGGATATAagtagatatataaaaatattttaaaatcatatcaattctttttaaatcaatattaaatatattataaaatcaatctTATTGATGAGAAGCATTTTTGTTAGTTGTAAAACAATTTTTGttgtaattgatttcaaatttttGAAACATAATTTTCAAGTATTTTAAATAGGAACTACATGGGCATGTGCTTTTTAAATTACGCATTTTCTATacgtgatactccctccgtaccacccatttcttatcgaatgggttgggcacggaggttaagaaatatgtataaagtagtggaaaagaggaagaaaagtaggtaaagtggtgggacccatcaatttttaatatataaaaagaagatagtggagtaaaattagtgtgaaaaggaaagaaaagtggagaagtggtgggacccattgactatttttggtaagttttgaaatgtaaagaattgggtgggacaccccaaaaaggaaagtgtaaagaaatggatgggacggagggagtatcattcttgaacagctaaatctatgattttgttattaatattttaaaaaattactatATTGATCATTAATTTTTCAAACCAATTTGATTGAATTTCAACATAAAAACAAATTGCCAAGCTAATTAATTGATGTACaaataatatcttataaatgTTGTTTAGAAACAGAGTAGAATTAAACCAACTTATGTAATTTGAATTTGTACAATCTTTTTTATGAGATTACTGTCAAAAAACCCATTAACCTTTTCACTATCTTGGTAATCAACCAACAATGTTTTTTACCAACAAGTTTAAAAACTATCTTTTCAATATCATGCAAAAAAGCGGTTAATGAACTAATCATGATTAATGACAATAATGTGGCAAACCAAGATAGTTCACGTGGCACGGAAAATTAATTAGCCTAGTTAGTTTGTCAAAATAACCAACAACCtcatattgtcaaaaaaaaattctattcaaTTGTTTTCATTCAAAGTAACCGAGTACGAGTATAATCACAGTACAACAAATTCTATTGCAtgctataaattcataaaataaaattaataagataaaatgcataaaattttcaaatcacttgaacataaaaattcataaattccTTTCAATCATTCGAACATAATATCCACAAATTCTTTCAAATCATTCAAATTTGAACCAAAAACTTGTCATTAGGACAAATTTTTACATTaagataaaaagataaaaatgtGATGTTTCCGGTGATAATCAACAAATCAAACATTCTACTAATTGAGTTGTGAAGCTGGAGGACCATCTTCCGATGAAATAACAATAGCAGGATTCGAAGTTTGAGCTTGAGCTTGAGCTTGAGATCCTCAATAGAATCATCCCCCCATCCTcattaatatgaatattttcaCCATTATCTTCCTCCACCTCATTATCCTCATCTACAAAACTCTCTTCATTAGACTCACggaggtgtattggattgggattttaaagcattttttttcattcatgaaattcgagggtattcgattgggattgtttgaaatctattaaaatcttggggttgtcaattgggattttaaattatgctttaaaatccgatggtattcaattgagattgtttaaaatccattaaaatctgatggtattcaaatactcatggaattttttggatttcataaaatgatgaattttgtggcattcttcggtatattttaaattttttgaaatcccaccaaaatccatcAAATTTTGAAGCATTttacttaaatcctatcaactctgtgacattttatcaggaatccgcacaaaattaaaatcacacacaatccattaaaatccatagactaaaaacaatccattaaaatcttaatcgaatacaccccctcAGTATCCTCATCAGGCTCGTTTTCTTCATTATAATCACCGTCTTCAGTTCTATAACTTCTTTTACTGCATTTATCTCCATCAATATCATTCCCCTCCTCCAGAGCATCTACCTCATCATCACCCTTCTTATCCATCCCATGATCCCCTCATTATCCCTCTCCTTATTTTCTTCCATAAATCGTAAAACCAACTCATATAATGTATTAGACTTCATCATTGTACCTACCCATATATCTATAAACTTCTTCACATTTAGCCTAGTAAACATCTCCATTAAGTCTTTATCATTCAAAAATTTGACATGATCCATCTTGTACACATATGAAAACAccgaatattttgattttaatgaattagtgattttattattatttttcataatttacatGTGACAAGTAGATGGAGTAGTGATGTGGCAAATATCAGTCatgtgagattttaaattaatcatggttaaaatttacttaattttgaaaagattgTTGGTTAAATTTGTTAGTAAAAATTGTTATTCGTTAATTAACAAAATAGTAAaaagtttaatgagttttttgACAGTAAGCTCTATAATTTATTAAGttattgttaaataatataatatcatatcatATATGATTCGTTTGTTTAGAAACCCCGACATGCTCTATTGTTGCGTTAATGAAGTTGAGATTTTCAACCCCCATAACCAGTTGCAACTTGCATAGGATGAAATTGCCCCaaactttataattttatattttacactGTATTCATCGAGGCCTATTAACATGTCAAAGATATCTAATGGTAAGTGATATACAAGCTGGATTAGAGTTACCAATCTTTCCATAGAGTAACCTGGGGTAAGAGTTACATAAGCTGAAATCATCTAAAATATCCtcaagaataatattttcaaagtgTTGTAATATACTAGCTTCCATATTATAAGAGCTATGCTATAAtagctaaaaaaaaaaagcggAAAAGAGAGCAGAGAAAGATTGATGAGCTGATAAACTTTATACTAGTCGGTGCAAGTTTTACATTCAAGTAAGGCGGCTCCCTTTCATTTATGACCAGTTTGttcaaccacttttcaaaaacaaccagttttttttcgagttttcaaaactaaccagtgtAATTCATTCGAAAACGGGCGACCCAAACCAAAACAAAAATCCCTGTACGGGACGCCTTCCAAAGGGCGACCCATGCTTGCATGCATGGCCATATGGGTCGCCCTATACACGGGCGACCCTGGCctatttcttttttaaaaaaaattcattaatcggataattcttatacattatttgtgatattatattttatattattatattatgtaatgatataatataatattatagattgtaatatttaaatatttaagctcatattgaaatataatttaaaaggtaattatatatatatatatatatatatatatatatatatatatatatatatatatatttcaatgacCAAACGGCGATAATCACCCCCAACTACCGTTAAAGTTACGAGCCGGATACACCGCTAAAGATTTCATTAAAATGAGAATTCTAAGTCCTTAGTGTTCTCAATCCTTGGTGATGTCCACAATATAGTCGGAACCATATTTTTCATCATCATATTCATCGTCCTCAGCGTCAACATCTCCCCAAATTGCCCAATAATCAGCTTCATCACGTGCATCAAGTTTAGCCTGCAATGCATCGCATTCTTGCTTAATTCCAGCCATGTATCGATTGTAGCGAGCATCAGAAAATGGGATACCCAACCGACGAAGTCTGTCATTAAAAAGTTTATCAACTTCAGGATAACTTCTCCCCTCGTCCTCAACCTCCTGCTCTGTCGGCACCCAATCTTTGCCATTTCGGGCTCTCCTAGTAGAAAACTTGCGTTGCAAATAGTACGCATGATCCCACTTGATCTTCAACGTCTGTGGTGGTTTGCTTTTAGGAGCTACTGCAGGTCGTTGGTTGTTTTGGTTGCTGCGCATCCCTCCCAACCATAGCTCCGGTTGTTGTCTTCTCTGTTGTTGTTGTTCCAGGCGTTTTTCGTAGCCGGGGGACATTGGCCTTTTACCCTTTTCCATCTTGGTGCAGttgaagtgatgaatgaaataTTGTTTTCGATGTATTTTCGTAGTTCAAATGTGGAAACTGAGTTCAATGTATGTGTAGAAGGCAGACTGGAGGACCTATTTATAAGACAGCTCGCCAAGGAATTATTGTTAGGCAAAAATTCAAATCCGACTGTATTCTGAAGTATCTTTTCATTAAATGCATGCTTTGTATTTGTATGCATATTTTGATGTTCCGACACGGTTCACATGTGTACAGTAATAAGCCTGACATATTTCACATGATAGCCTAACTCCAACCTCTACCATGTTCGAATTTGTAATGTAATGCATTTTATTTATTAGCTACTACAAAATTTGAAGTATTGTGTTGTACTGTAGCTTTAAaagtttgaaatgacaactctcTGCTGCAGTGTTGTTTTCTTTGCAGTCTTCTTTTGCAGTGTTGTCTCTATTTTGTTTAAAGTGGTGAGAAGACAACTCATATTTACAGTTTTGAAATGACAAAGGAAATTCTATACAGGCCTTTACTGCTAAAATGATTAGATCATGCACTGAAGCACGATTGATAAATGTAGAACAATTAAATCCGTGACATTAACTTGAAAATATGTCATTACAAGTGCTTGAAACCAAATTGCGACAAATTTAACAACACAACATTTAAATCACGAGAAAAGCCACAAACAATGCGATCATTAAACAAACTAATCCTACTACGGAAGTCAATGCCTTATGCATCTTCCTGCTTCTCTCCAGGATAATTGCATTCTCGAGTTCTTGCACCCTTGTCTCATAAGCGTGAAGAGTGTCCTGCAAATATAGACGCTCATTATTCAATCGAGTAATTATAGCATCGTCCTCCAAAGGCTCATCATCAAGCCATTTGAAATAATGACAACTATTTGCCTGCAGTGAAATATTGGACAGTTTTAAGCACAAAGAATGTAAACATATGATGTATATTCCAAAACTTTACTTACATTTCGAGAACCGCAGCAGTAAAATCTCTGAGCCATCATCTCATCATTCCAACAAGTTCGTATTTCAGCCCTCAAACCACAATTACAGAGGTGGTTGCTTGATGCAACGAGAGAGCTTGAAGACAATGATATCATCGAAATtgtaacaaaacaaaacaaacaaaaattttcAACCTCCACTGATTAGACTCTACAAACTTTCTCACTTTATAGAATaggttcacatgatcaacagtaaaGATTAGACCCACATTTTCATACTGCCACTCTATAGATTAGACTACACACTGCCAAATCATAGCATGCATTGAAAGAATTTCCGAGTTAGGGACGCCCTACCATATGACGACTCATGCTCTGATGCATGGCCATATGGGTCGCCCTATACACGGGCGACCATggcttattttctttataaaaaaattcaataatcggataattcttatacattatttgtgatattatattttatattattatattatgtaatgatataatataatattatagattgtaatatttaaatatttaagctcatattgaagtataatttaaaagttaattaattatatatatatatatagggatatatatatatatatatatatatatatatatatttaatgttcctattttgatttatttttaaatctttttaaaccattcattttattattatatgtatatattaattcgaattatattaatattgttaatttagattttaaattatgcttttaatatattaattagaataataataattaatttagtttcGGGATTCCTATTACCGCTTATTTGActatttttcaatattattttattaatttccaaccacaaaattttaaattcatgaaGTTAGCCTAAAGATCTAATTTAGAATATCCTAAAAATTACCCTTAATTTCAAAcataaatctcaaaattataaaactatttcaaatttcaaaaattcataTCACATCTCATATCAAATCTCAAGCCTCAATCATGCAAATTCTATTATATCATAcaagaaattaattaaaatcaaggcattatacatatatatatatatatatatatatatatatatatatatatatatactatttttgAGAGAGGATTAAGATAATACCTTCAATTTAATGTTAATCGGGGTTGATTTGAACCTTAAAATCAGATTTCGGGCAACCCTCTCCTT
This genomic window from Daucus carota subsp. sativus chromosome 7, DH1 v3.0, whole genome shotgun sequence contains:
- the LOC108193466 gene encoding cysteine-tryptophan domain-containing zinc finger protein 7, which produces MAESELEEGEAGCYYKDHVDVDDKTTFDKDLSYIDEKLQDVLGHFQKYFEDGVIVESRGAAFGGYGSFLPMHQRSPSVRSDPKTPQISQNCDRPKSPNNLHLEGVPKNSLVPSKVPPSFKDGNTPLALPLHDQKAASVDGTTKLDSNLLRPQAAATVPARHESSSKKPGDQTDHKRIRLRIKVRSDSSAQKNAAIYSGLGLTSPSSPTVNSPKDSGRDPSESYSTPVESPSKILQCMTSFPDTGAMLLSPLHPSLLDLTAQKNRHANTKLYIPIKVQRNDSAVSVDNSASKAIKDRKRKLVGGTGTVEEANYGVGVNYVSNTISPAQKHKKLEPPEEKQQSSSDFKLKSLSSPACNSGESSNCVFRINQAKREAKKDVPPKKRILKKDWVEDRICEESVKLKNGRDGAKYDQQESKSGLMEGIRVHGTKSSEKNISDDLIVPGRAKGDKIYNLSKDELDASKREKDTNTNVNNHPKQKVGPICTQNKDDRLGQIEGLKKLPLQDKTKLKGRQSDSQLTSHLINKRLTSDNILRSKKRLQKNVAKLPAGNEDMHDLRFQRSANKMDPLERSLLNCVRKDLNTETCKKKDATDDIVHSQGQASESVDEWVQCDSCDTWRLLPHGIKSEQLPDNWLCSMLDWLPGMNRCDISEDETTNAVLALRQPALPLPKSDRFESHVDQLATGVSSTDVPSFNQNLGIHATRSLGKKKDTAKEISTAVSSSGVLQTSSLRKNSRENMKSRFINDMKKPLSKANLISESSKCPDISSDSSLGRSGCKQIDEGAPKPKRLKLKRDSDQSGYRTSRRVTTEGAVLNEEHRNSLKCGIFARMGVGSSAGLAQSATSNSAQTHSEHLYAKDGKFEVSNRLPMSMKTVRDSCQGISGSGSMGIEKYNEGHGMKRKLQDRQDSQDNLETFCSEKNLPAGDYVKEMKPLVSVTEGQESSACRGDDKLNKKGKVTRIILSGSRDSLTARNGRQQQKISTSCKPKLTLDDLAKLKKDLGCEQLSAAATSSSSKVSGSHKRSSYQKVVSPVESVCSSPLRSSNLAKVSLARKGSLGNDCANTCAGGPRQFLEQGSKLDRNQIGVGSRGEVSGVFQAESLSFPKLECQDHDVSGEADSSVKPVYNYNSKNLLTNNEDTLTQHQHCLTDVHSLNDHQIGERRNTIHVVRNDTFLRIPGVDSSLLSEDINKSSYNAEKINMKPSGILSDQGVKPNNDEDTVLRHSGYSQGDTKVKMSAQNCSSEKSVDLCRLDKRSIHDDKSWDDFTKPSNLTRLELRHEKKEAHPQPAGKPETPTHVRQPASLYLKGSGLDTSSSIECRGVSKVLQQHKNSVHQNGAHQVECNHAVDQSSYGDIGKSKTVKGYNGGQAANDVLREAEDLKGHADHLKKSGFSFDGIMANFQAALKSLLGASLLESALSKSGRSNCGEIPQVQIYSSSAKLFETCAQDFGKHDEMYAAALAYKCTEVAYLRSLYCKTYIADKDRSDLQATLQMLPQGESPSSSASDVDSLYNQVTMDKTALFRGMASNAANHVTFVQNRHTIIRLLQYTHDMSLAMEASQKSHVAFESANEIFKANSGATAVKRVLDSSFQDIEEFTRLVRLANEAICSSHI